AAACCAGGAACAGCTGTGACGCGCTGTTGGTCCAATCACTGCCTGCGGTGCCAGACGGAAATGTTGTCCTGATTAGCCGGCGGAGTGACTGTTGACACGCACAAAAGTTCAATCCTGGCTGAGACAGTACATAAACAGCTGAGGAGCCCCCTCCCCCGACACACCTGACGAGAAAACCATGACAGACATCTTTAAActgaagaaataataataatattaataataataataataacaggcTGAGAGGAGCGATGGGGAGGGGAGGGACAGTGAAGGTGGCTGAGGGCGTGGTCTGAAGGTGGCCGTCGATGAGGTGGTGAGGGCTTAGCAGTGCCCGCCTGTCTGCTGCTGGAAAACATCTATGGTGTCTTCATCTTCCATCTCCAGCTGAGAGGAGCAGAAGGTTCAAGTTAGTGGATATAAACAATAACTGGACAGGTAAAATAATGCACAGATGGAAATATAAGACCTGACAGACATTGAATGCCTGCAGTGTGCAGCCTATGTTACATAATCGTCCCTCAAATTGTGAAAGGCTGCTCTAAAGTGTGTAGAAAAATAATTTCCCTAAGGTTTTAAGAGAATATAATGGGGGACAGAGCATTGTATCTTACCTGTGCAGGTGTATCCGTCTCATTGATAGGCTGGCCATCAAACCTGAACCTGATCTGCCTTATTGCGAGACCCTGCAGGAGCAACACAACAGACACAAGGATGAATCCATGCATCACTTACAAGGTGAAGTGTGCAACTAATGGGGAGGTTGACTGTGGTGTTACAGAAAATCCCAAATAATTGTATGCtgctggagaggaggaaaggtAAAAGCAGTTATTTGGGCTTTCAGCTCACCTGTCGTTCACAGTACGCCTTCATTAGTTTGCTGAGCGGTGTGTGTCTTTTGATTTTGAACTGGACCACCGACCCATCTTGCCCTGCAACCTTTAGGTTGATGTGATCGTTCTCAGTCTTTACTCCCTCCTGCAGAGACAAAGGGGTTTCAGGTGACACAGACCACAGGCACTACACTACAGTCACAGACCTACTGTATAAACAGTGCACTGTTAgaaagctaatgctaactaaGCTACCAGACTGCAAGCTACCTATTACATTAGCTGCAACTTTAAAAGACACTTTAATGTAAATGCGACGTGTGGTGAATTAATGGTAACACTGCTGTGTAGATATTTATGCCAAAACAAACTTACATTGAGCAGAATAACGCAGTCAGGTCTCAATATGTTGCTTCAACCACAGATGCTAACGTTAGCGTGATTAGCTCCGGGCTAGCTAGCTGGCACGGCAGCCCTTTGAGACCGATGCTGGGTATAGCTGCCGGCTAACGCTGctagctgttttgttttgttgtactggGGCACAACAAGCACCGGTATattagaaaacaacaataaaaacacggCTACTGTAGTTTTTATATTCGTGCGTCACCTCCATTAGCGCTCTTTTGTCGCTGCAGCAGTTGCGGCATTTGCGGCGTTGCGGACACAACGTTAACGTGGTCCCGTTtcgacaaagaaaaaaatccgCAAATGACAATCATGGTGTAATGGACGTTTCTGCTCCCAATCTTCGAGACTATGCCTAATAGGAGAGTGTATCTCATATTTCCATCTACAGGGTGATGTGTAGGAGCATATAAATTTAAATATGGATGTGCGGGCGCTCATTCATTTGCGAAACAAACACTGCGCCGATTCAGAGAAACGTGCAAACCAGGCCATTTTAGATTGCACATCTGAGAAATGGTTTGGCAGGAGCTCGACTGAGCCATCGCTACAAATCCACAGCTTTTAAAAGGTTTAAATCTTACCTTTGGCTTTTCCTCTGACATCCTGGCTGTATTTTGTGTGCGGGGCTTCAGGAAAATCGGTTAATTGGGCGTTATTTGTCTTTCTGCCGCCTtctgtcctctcctctgctccgcTGACGGGTGCGCGCTTTGGACCGCCGTTACAAATATATGATTGGACCTGAGGAGACCACGTTATTAAACAGCGGGAGCGCGGACGCGGGAGCGCGCACCTATGCAAAATACGCGAGCACGCGAGCTGAAGAGCCTACCAAGGCAATACTGGGACAAtgcatgtgtttatatttattttagtcacaaataaataaataaagtcacgACAGAAAAAAACCAAATGTGCAAAAACAGTGTTTGacatgcaatttttttttcttcagcacaGGCAACTGCTTAAATTCCTCTTACATGCAACCGACTGTGCTTTTTAAAAGGTCTTGAATTGTGAATAAATacactgagaccttcttgaagaggtggtcttggttacaaatgaactctggtgcggttcatttgtggtgagaacgtgttccgacctggatctgaaccaactgcagtcacatgacacattgtttgggttaaacatgagcatgttacagtcctggaggattattaatgtgcacctcctcctgtactgccttaatatgcacattcagcacatccaatgcatcaaaacattgttttctagttggagccgcgcctcgttttcaaactgtatggtttgactaaaatgaacaatgacagcaatatagtccatgatgaccagcgctaaaatcaacctgcgtagttgtccctctaCTGTGACATTAGAATGTGTTCTTCATTCTTCTTCaattcttcaatgttttgtttacttcctggattttccgacatggaaattctgaccaatcaaatgcacaaggcatttgatctggtctgcttgtaaatggtgccgtgagaacacgaaccaactctaggcaattatacaaatttgtgacaaaattagtccGATTCGGATCAAAGcaagacgactctaggtctgaaagcactctAAAATTTGAGGACATTTAGGGCTCACTCTGGACCTCTGTTGGGTGTCAGGGGGATCCacccctggcactttttttgataaacaaggtccctggcaccttatttatattaaaagtcaatccatccatccatccattttcatccacttatccaagGCCGTATCGcgagggcagcaggctgagcaaagcaccccagacgtccctctccccagcaacactttccagctcctcctgggggaccccaaggcgttctcaggccagatgagatgtataatccctccagcgtgttctgggtctgccctggggccttcTACCCGTGAGatgtgcctgaaacacctctaacggAAGGCactcaggaggcatcctgatcagatgcccaaactgCTTCAACTGATCCCTTTCGACGCAAAGGGGCAGCAGGTCCACtttgagctccctccggatatccaagctccttaccttatctctaaggctgagcccagccactccTCTgaagaaactcatttcggccgcttgtatccacgaccccatttttggtcattaCTCATAGCTCacgaccataggtgagggttgggacgtagatggaccagtaaatcgaaagatttcaattttcaatttcctATACTAAAAGTGCAAACTATAACATTAATTTATGCTAAGGATAAATTCTGATATCCCAACAGTATTTGGGATAAAATGGGCAAAAATTATTTTGGACACAATAAAAATGTTCTTTACTTCACACAGCAGGTGTCAGCCTTTAGCCTCTAAAgcggtggttcccaactggtccagccactggGTCCGGATCTCTCCCAAGTCActggttcaaggtccacacagtaaTAACTATCGAGCTTCACTgagttagtttgctgtctctgtcaaatagctgtccattagtcactcactctacagcaggacacggcacttcaaaatgaaagctctgtgctggaaaataaattgtgttttttaggaACTTCACACATTCACGTGTCACTTgctgtccattcagaatggacccgtgacccagcagttaggaaccactgctctaaagtCCTTTAGTGAGgtgttttcagcatttaaacTCCTCCAAGTGAAGTACTGTATTGACAGCCACCACAGTTTTAATCAATTAACTTTCACTTTATAACTGAAGACACAAAATATAAGGCAGAAAATTGTGATTCTAATAAAAGCACAACAGAGGAAATACACAAACAATAAACGTCCAGTGCTACAAATGAATTCGTGATTAGTCCAAAGTCTTTTATTGGCTTGTGTCTCTACAGGATATACAGGCAAATGTAGAATTAGGCAGACTTCAATCCAACTTTAGGATCAACACATTCAACTCAAGGTAATGGTTACTTTCTGCGGGTGAAGATAAGATTTAATGTTGACCAAATCTAATGCCTTGAAAAAAATCTTCTCTGTTAGTGGAACATATAGCAGTAAGACAATAAATATGGCCTCCTATACATGTCAGAATAGGAATGAGTCCATTTGAAACAAGAGAATAatcacacaaaatacaaaaataggTTCTTATTTTCTACGTACGTATATCACTaaatcagcagcagctcagaggagCAAAACAGATGAAACTTGTAGATGCAACAGATTTTTATTGAGCAAAAGGAAAGAATTATTCAATGGATTATTTTCCTATCTGTACAAGTCAACTCTACAAGACCTAACCTAATAAATAGTATAAGCAGACTGATGCTATATAGCCACAGGATAGACCGTTATAGTCTTGAAGAACAATGCTGACACTTTGGTTACAGCCTCTCAGGTCATCACATTGAACACAACATTCCTGTTCATCGGCCAGACGAGACTTTCTATACAAAACTGATTTCACCTTCCTAAAATTCTCTTAGTCATAGTTTACAGTAATTATCATGCCTTTACTCACAACCACAAGAGAGTTAACTGATGTTTGTTGTATGAGAGGTCAGCGGGCAAACAGAAGGGTGGTGGTGTAAATCTCAGATCCTCTCATGCAAATTTGGAGTATGGATTTTGTCCACTCAGACCTGTGGAAACAAACACCCAAAATGAGTTTAGTTAATTCTCTTATCAAAAGATCAGACACTCACATTCAGCATTAGGAACAAAACAACATGTCTGCACTACTAttatgtgcacatgtgtataaaagagaaaagaaagtgtGTCAGCGAGTGAGAGCTCACCATATTTCTTCCTGATATCGTCATGCCTCTGTTTCATTTCTGCCCTCCTGTAAGAACAAAACATTCCCGTCTGAGCAACACAATGACTGATAATATTTTTCATACTCTCAAACACTCCCAAAAGTCGTCTGGCCACAAACCAGTTTGGGCTGgtgacagtgtgacgtgtgctTTTGTGGTGTGCTATGAAGGGAACTGATATGAATCATGACCAACAATAGAACAGGAGAGCTGGTGCATCAGGTGCTTTGTCGTTAGTACACCACGAGACAAACCTGCAGATTGAGACTATTAGGAGACTACCTGAAAGCAGTGGCACGGGCGGTTGTACTGTAAGgacaaatataaacaaatactgtaaatccCTGGTGAATCAAAACGTCAGCTGGACTTAACGCaaactttatttgcctaaagAAGGCGCTGCCACGACTGAGCAAACTAATCTGCGCACAGCACTCACAGGCCACCCAGAGTGAGTCAGTCATTAGAGTTTACAGCTGATCGCTGCAGTGTCACGGGAGAAAGTTACAGGCTGAAAGAGCTCTGTTTACGGAAACAATGTCAGGCCAAAGTATAGAAGGGTATAAACAGGGCGAAGCAGCATGGATAAGGAagtgtcaggtttttttttcattggtggAGAAAGCTCTGCACAGAGAGATTGTTCTCGATAAACCTGTAAACTTTCTTGATAAGAGAGCTTGGAAAAGGTAGTGGCAATGGAGGAAGGGCAGATTGCATGCAACAGTGCATTGCTCCACCGCTGGCCAAACTCAATCAAGATGCAACCT
This Epinephelus lanceolatus isolate andai-2023 chromosome 15, ASM4190304v1, whole genome shotgun sequence DNA region includes the following protein-coding sequences:
- the sumo3a gene encoding small ubiquitin-related modifier 3-like is translated as MSEEKPKEGVKTENDHINLKVAGQDGSVVQFKIKRHTPLSKLMKAYCERQGLAIRQIRFRFDGQPINETDTPAQLEMEDEDTIDVFQQQTGGHC